From the Methanobacterium sp. CWC-01 genome, the window ATAGGACGGCCCTGGAAAAGGGAGTTGGAACCAAATTTAATTTCCAAGGATAATGGATGCCCATTTGAAACCGTCTTACTAGCCCTATCAAGAACGTATGCCCTCATCGGATATGGATTCCAATGATTTAATAACCACCATTTCCAATTTTAATCATTAACTTCTTTGTTGGTAAAGTTTCAATGTGGTTTAATTGATGGTGGAAGTGCTTTTATTCTCAGCGAGCTCATTCCTGGTTGGCCTATCTGGAGCTCTGGTTCCAGGACCCATGTTAACCGTCACCATTTCTAATTCATTACATAAAGGCCCCATGGCCGGACCCATGGTTGTCTCCGGACATATCATTGCCGAAGTGGCGATTTTAATGTTACTGTTACTGGGCTTAGGCTGGTTAATCGGATCTGCCACTGCTACTTTACTAATAGGCACCGTCGGTGGCCTGGTTCTAGTATACATGGGGTATCGTATCTCTCAATCATCGCCCCCCCGTTTTCAGGGAAAGGTGAAAGCCCCCGATAAGTATGGATCAGTGCTGGGCGGTATTCTGAGCAGCATCTCCAATCCTTACTTTTTCATCTGGTGGGTGACCATTGGTTGGGCATTTGTTCTTAAGGGCCTGGAGTTTGCCGGCCTAGCCGGAATTTTAGGATTTATGGCCGGACACTGGGCGGCAGATCTAGGATTTTATAGTTTGGTATCCTTCTTTACCAGTAAAGGATCGGATATTTTAACCCAGAAATATTATAGAGCATTGATGTACGGATGTGGAATTTTCATGATATGTTTAGGCATTTATTTTGTGTTCAGTGCCCAGATAGGGTCCCTGTAATTATTAAAGGATATTAATCCCAGAAATTAACTTATCCACAACATTTAAAAGACCATGGAGCTAAGGTGGAATATAATGACGGTTGTTGTTTTTGACAATTCAGGAACCCTAATTGAAAGATATAGGGCCATTAAGGATCTCAGAACCGGAGTTATTTGCGATGATGTAAACTCCATTGACCTGGTGGATATGGTGCCTAACCGAGCCCTGGTGGTGTTGCAGACTGACCCTGCCCAGTGTTTAGCCAACGCCATTAGTGATCAGACGGTCTACCATTTCCTTCAAAAAAATAAGGTGAAATTTGACATAAGTTACTCCTCGGGGGATGTTAAAAAAGAACAAGTTTGGGAAACCATTAGAAAGGATGGTTACGCCCAGATTAAGGACGTTCAGGACACCATTTCCACAGTGGTTAACAAAAAATATAACGTGCAGATATGCAGTGGGTCAGGATTAATACTCAACGTGGATAAGCAAAAAATCGAGTTCACCATCACCGCCGGAGGTAAAATATTTCCAGAAGTTCCAGAAGTCATAAATGAACTCAAAAACAGGGGATCCCAGATATTTGTGGCCTCAGGAGATAGGAAAACTTCTCTAGAACAGTTAGCTGATTTCATTGATATCCCCAGCGAGAATACTTACGGCACTGCCGATGCCTGGAAAAAGAGGGATATCGTTAAGAAACTCCGGAAGAAACACCGGGTGATGATGGTTGGAAACAGCGCCAATGACATCCTGGCACTGAGAGAAGCAGATATTGGCGTTTTAACTCTCCAGCAAGGTGAAATTGTGCCGAGTAAAGTTTATGAAGCGGCTGATGTAATTGTTCATAATATAAAAGAAATTTTAGAGATTGAATTTTAATTTTAACCGCCAAAGGATACTACTAATTTCTACTGTAGAAGAAAATCGGCCCCGATCTTATCCGGCATCCAGCTTTGTTTTCTACTGTAGAAGAAATAAAAAAAATTCAGGGCACAATACCCCATATTTTAACAATTTAAAAACAAGTTATGAACTTTTGTCAATGACTTTAAATCTTAATTAACTTAATCCATGACTCATATCTTCGATAATTTATAATCCCTGGTTCCCATTCCAATTTCCTGGGCATATTCCAACAGAACCCGCCCATCAACGTTCTCCCACACTCCCCTGAACTTGTTTTCACCAGGAGCATGGCTGTGGGTTAGTAAAGAATTTTCGTGGCCAGGTTGCTGATTGACCAGATCGTAACTGGCCTGATCCAAAGCCACCGGATCATTGGATGCCATGACCCCAATATCCGGAACCAGGGGACGATCACTCCAGGAGACACAGTCACAATCGGGTGTAATGTTTAAAAGGAAGTTCACATATCCCACCTGACCTTCTTTGTTTTTCACGGCCCCCCAGGCGTATTCGGCCATTTTTTCCATAAATGGTTCCATGGCCTCCCAGTCCAGCTCGATACAGGAATCCGGGCAGGTGTCCAGACAGTTGTTACAAGCTATACAGTCCGGGTATTCGATGACTGCCCGGCCATGGGAAAGGGACATGGCAGAAACTGGACATTTATCCACACATGTTCCACATCCCGTACAAGCTGAACCAATAGTCGGTTTGGCGCATTCATGTTGTTCCAGCTTCCCCGGGGCGGCAGCGCAACCCATGGCCAGGTTTTTGATGGCCCCACCAAATCCACTCATGCCATGACCTTTAAAATGAGATAAAACCATTAAACTATCTGATTTTACTATGTCCCCGGCAATTTTTACTTCCTTAAAATGTTTGAGACCCACCTCGACCGGTACCCAGTGGTCACCATAGAGTCCATCAGCAATGACGATGGGTGCTCCAGCCACGGCATAGTCAAATCCATGTTTTATAGCCGTTTCCAGATGATCAATGGAGTTATGTCGACTGCCATAGTATAGGGTGTTGGTATCAGTTAAGAAAGGTTTAGCCCCTATTTTTCGAACCAGATCAACTATGACCCGGACAAAAACAGGATTGATGT encodes:
- a CDS encoding LysE family translocator, encoding MVEVLLFSASSFLVGLSGALVPGPMLTVTISNSLHKGPMAGPMVVSGHIIAEVAILMLLLLGLGWLIGSATATLLIGTVGGLVLVYMGYRISQSSPPRFQGKVKAPDKYGSVLGGILSSISNPYFFIWWVTIGWAFVLKGLEFAGLAGILGFMAGHWAADLGFYSLVSFFTSKGSDILTQKYYRALMYGCGIFMICLGIYFVFSAQIGSL
- a CDS encoding HAD family hydrolase; protein product: MTVVVFDNSGTLIERYRAIKDLRTGVICDDVNSIDLVDMVPNRALVVLQTDPAQCLANAISDQTVYHFLQKNKVKFDISYSSGDVKKEQVWETIRKDGYAQIKDVQDTISTVVNKKYNVQICSGSGLILNVDKQKIEFTITAGGKIFPEVPEVINELKNRGSQIFVASGDRKTSLEQLADFIDIPSENTYGTADAWKKRDIVKKLRKKHRVMMVGNSANDILALREADIGVLTLQQGEIVPSKVYEAADVIVHNIKEILEIEF
- a CDS encoding DUF362 domain-containing protein; this encodes MKSTIYFTDLVSRGKDDSKVKKLERLFDGARLGEMIQENDLVGIKLHFGEEGNDSYINPVFVRVIVDLVRKIGAKPFLTDTNTLYYGSRHNSIDHLETAIKHGFDYAVAGAPIVIADGLYGDHWVPVEVGLKHFKEVKIAGDIVKSDSLMVLSHFKGHGMSGFGGAIKNLAMGCAAAPGKLEQHECAKPTIGSACTGCGTCVDKCPVSAMSLSHGRAVIEYPDCIACNNCLDTCPDSCIELDWEAMEPFMEKMAEYAWGAVKNKEGQVGYVNFLLNITPDCDCVSWSDRPLVPDIGVMASNDPVALDQASYDLVNQQPGHENSLLTHSHAPGENKFRGVWENVDGRVLLEYAQEIGMGTRDYKLSKI